The Ensifer adhaerens genome contains a region encoding:
- the hyi gene encoding hydroxypyruvate isomerase: protein MAKFAANLTMLFNEVPFLDRFALAAKAGFEGVEYLFPYEFEKVSLRAELQRHGLTQVLHNLPAGNWASGERGIAILPDRVDEFRKGVASAIDYATALDCKQVNCLVGIAPTGVSEQVLRNTLIDNLKLAASELGKQGIRLLIEPINDFDIPGFYLNTVEQAASIIEEVGSDNLFIQYDLYHQQRTQGELIGTYKRFADRIVHVQLADNPGRNEPGTGEINYPFVFDALEAAGYDGWIGCEYKPRTTTADGLGWLGAERQRTQSADIIKIRS from the coding sequence ATGGCGAAGTTCGCTGCGAACCTGACAATGCTGTTCAACGAGGTGCCGTTCCTCGACCGTTTCGCCCTTGCCGCCAAGGCCGGCTTCGAAGGCGTGGAATACCTGTTTCCCTACGAGTTCGAGAAGGTGAGCCTGCGCGCCGAGCTTCAGCGCCATGGCCTGACCCAGGTTCTGCACAATCTGCCGGCCGGCAACTGGGCCAGCGGCGAGCGCGGCATCGCCATCCTGCCGGATCGCGTCGACGAGTTCCGCAAGGGTGTTGCAAGCGCCATCGACTACGCGACGGCTCTCGACTGCAAACAGGTGAACTGCCTCGTCGGCATCGCGCCAACAGGTGTTTCGGAGCAGGTGCTGCGCAACACGCTGATCGACAACCTTAAACTGGCTGCGAGCGAGTTGGGCAAGCAGGGCATTCGTCTGCTGATCGAGCCGATCAACGACTTCGATATTCCCGGTTTCTATCTCAACACGGTGGAGCAGGCGGCTTCGATCATCGAGGAAGTCGGCAGCGACAACCTCTTCATTCAGTACGATCTCTATCACCAGCAGCGCACCCAGGGTGAGCTGATCGGCACCTACAAGCGTTTTGCCGATCGCATCGTTCACGTTCAGCTCGCCGACAATCCGGGCCGTAATGAGCCGGGCACCGGCGAGATCAACTATCCCTTCGTATTCGACGCGCTGGAAGCGGCCGGCTACGACGGCTGGATCGGCTGCGAGTACAAGCCGCGCACCACGACGGCCGATGGTCTCGGCTGGCTCGGGGCCGAGCGCCAGCGCACCCAATCCGCAGACATCATCAAGATCAGGAGCTAA
- the hpaH gene encoding 2-oxo-hept-4-ene-1,7-dioate hydratase, with product MLNASEITKAAESLHQAERERKQIGLLSLKHPDMTVDDAYAVQAAWIRRKRDEGHRIIGWKIGLTSNAMQQALGIDTPDSGVLFDDMLFDDGATVPANRFIQPRVEAEIAFIMKAGLKGPRVSLVQVLNATDYVMPALEILDTRILRTDPKTKKSRTIVDAISDNAANGGLILGGRAVRPDTVDMRWMGAIVSRNAVIEETGLAAGVLNHPARGIAWLANRLAQCGDAIEPGQIVLSGSFIRTIEARSGDTIVADFGAYGSVSCHFA from the coding sequence ATGCTCAATGCATCTGAGATCACCAAAGCCGCCGAAAGCCTGCATCAGGCGGAGCGTGAGCGCAAACAGATCGGGCTACTTTCGCTCAAGCATCCTGACATGACGGTCGATGACGCCTATGCCGTGCAGGCCGCCTGGATCAGGCGCAAGCGTGACGAAGGCCATCGGATCATCGGCTGGAAAATCGGCCTGACCTCCAATGCCATGCAGCAGGCGCTCGGTATCGATACGCCCGATTCCGGCGTGCTTTTCGACGATATGCTGTTTGACGACGGCGCTACGGTCCCTGCCAACCGTTTCATCCAGCCACGGGTAGAGGCGGAAATCGCCTTCATCATGAAGGCAGGGCTCAAGGGGCCGCGCGTCAGCCTCGTTCAGGTGCTGAACGCCACCGACTACGTCATGCCGGCATTGGAAATCCTCGACACCCGAATTCTGCGAACCGATCCGAAAACCAAGAAATCACGCACCATCGTCGATGCGATTTCGGACAATGCCGCCAATGGCGGCCTCATCCTCGGCGGCCGCGCCGTGCGTCCCGATACCGTCGACATGCGCTGGATGGGCGCGATCGTCTCGCGCAACGCTGTAATCGAGGAAACGGGACTTGCAGCCGGGGTGCTCAACCATCCGGCCCGCGGCATCGCCTGGCTTGCCAACCGGCTTGCGCAATGCGGCGACGCGATCGAACCCGGTCAGATTGTTCTGTCAGGCTCGTTCATCCGCACCATCGAGGCCAGGAGCGGCGACACGATCGTCGCTGACTTCGGCGCCTATGGCTCGGTCAGCTGCCATTTCGCGTGA
- a CDS encoding glycerate kinase type-2 family protein, producing the protein MPAITDPRRFLEALFSSAVAAADPEKVIAANLPERPKGRTVVVGAGKGAAQMAAAFERHWDGPLSGVVVTRYGYAAPCQKIEVLEASHPLPDENGLKASKRLLDEVSGLTEDDLVVALVCGGGSALLPAPPAGLTLEDEIAVNRALLASGAPISAMNAVRKHVSMIKGGRLAAAAYPAKVVSLIVSDIPGDDPALVASGPTLADASTREDALTLIERYSLDLPASVMAWIKSPDSAAPSPDDQRFSRNEVRLIASASVSLEAAAAQARSAGIEAIILSDAIEGEARDVGGVHAAIAREVAGRGRPFSKPVVVLSGGETTVTIRGKGKGGRNSEFLLALALGIDGTRGVSALAADTDGIDGSEDNAGAFADDTTIARLAAQRLDAAGLLQKNDSWTAFDALGDLFKPGPTGTNVNDFRAILVQ; encoded by the coding sequence ATGCCAGCCATCACCGATCCACGCCGTTTCCTCGAAGCGCTGTTTTCGTCTGCCGTCGCGGCGGCCGACCCTGAAAAGGTGATTGCTGCCAACCTGCCGGAGCGGCCGAAGGGGCGCACGGTGGTCGTTGGCGCGGGCAAGGGTGCCGCGCAGATGGCGGCCGCCTTCGAGCGTCATTGGGACGGTCCGCTTTCTGGTGTGGTCGTCACGCGCTACGGCTACGCTGCCCCTTGTCAGAAAATCGAAGTTCTGGAGGCGTCACATCCGCTGCCGGATGAAAACGGCTTGAAGGCCTCGAAGCGGTTGCTCGACGAGGTCAGCGGCCTGACGGAGGACGATCTTGTCGTCGCGCTCGTCTGCGGCGGTGGCTCGGCGCTTCTGCCCGCACCTCCAGCTGGGCTGACGCTTGAAGACGAAATTGCCGTCAATCGCGCACTCCTGGCATCAGGCGCGCCAATCAGCGCCATGAACGCCGTGCGCAAGCACGTATCGATGATCAAGGGCGGCAGGTTGGCCGCCGCTGCCTACCCGGCAAAGGTCGTCTCGCTGATTGTCTCCGACATTCCGGGCGATGATCCCGCCTTGGTTGCCTCTGGCCCAACGCTTGCCGACGCGAGCACGCGCGAAGATGCGTTGACGCTCATCGAGCGCTACAGCCTCGACTTGCCTGCAAGTGTCATGGCCTGGATCAAAAGCCCAGACAGTGCCGCACCGTCGCCAGACGACCAGCGGTTTTCTCGAAACGAAGTCCGGCTCATCGCGTCCGCTTCCGTGTCGCTTGAAGCTGCGGCGGCGCAAGCGCGCTCAGCCGGAATCGAGGCGATCATCCTCTCGGATGCGATCGAAGGCGAGGCACGTGACGTCGGCGGTGTTCATGCAGCGATCGCGCGCGAAGTCGCCGGCCGGGGCCGACCCTTCAGCAAGCCGGTCGTCGTGCTCTCGGGCGGCGAGACGACGGTCACGATCCGCGGCAAGGGCAAGGGTGGCCGCAACAGCGAATTCCTCTTGGCCCTGGCGCTTGGCATCGATGGCACCAGGGGCGTGTCGGCGCTGGCTGCCGATACGGACGGCATAGATGGCTCGGAAGACAATGCCGGCGCCTTTGCCGACGACACCACGATTGCGCGGCTTGCCGCACAGCGGCTGGATGCCGCGGGGTTGCTGCAGAAGAACGACAGCTGGACGGCGTTCGACGCGCTCGGCGATCTGTTCAAACCTGGTCCGACTGGCACCAACGTCAACGATTTTCGCGCCATCCTGGTGCAGTGA
- the glxR gene encoding 2-hydroxy-3-oxopropionate reductase, with translation MATIGFIGLGIMGTPMARHLQDAGHTIVTSKFVIPPRQELLENGLKFVDTPKALAETVDTIILMLPDTPEVKDVLFGENGVAYGLSKGKLVIDMSSISPIETKEFAKKVRETGAEYIDAPVSGGEVGAKNASLSIMAGGSQESFDRALPLLKLMGKNITLVGDCGDGQVTKVANQIIVALTIEAVSEALVFASKAGADPARVREALMGGFASSRILEVHGERMIKRTFDPGFRISLHQKDLNLALQGAKSLGISLPNTAATQELFNNCAANGDSGLDHSGLVRALERMANHQVA, from the coding sequence ATGGCAACAATCGGTTTCATTGGACTGGGTATCATGGGCACGCCGATGGCGCGCCACCTGCAGGACGCCGGCCACACCATCGTCACCTCGAAGTTCGTCATCCCGCCGCGCCAGGAACTGCTCGAAAACGGGCTGAAGTTCGTCGATACGCCGAAGGCGCTCGCCGAGACCGTCGACACCATCATCCTGATGCTTCCGGACACCCCTGAGGTCAAGGACGTCCTCTTCGGCGAAAACGGCGTTGCCTACGGTCTTTCCAAGGGCAAGCTCGTTATCGACATGAGCTCGATCTCGCCGATCGAGACGAAGGAGTTCGCCAAGAAGGTCCGCGAGACCGGCGCTGAATACATCGACGCCCCGGTCTCCGGCGGCGAAGTCGGCGCCAAGAACGCCTCGCTGTCGATCATGGCGGGTGGCAGCCAGGAAAGCTTCGACCGCGCCCTGCCGCTTCTGAAGCTGATGGGCAAGAACATCACGCTCGTCGGCGATTGCGGTGACGGCCAGGTTACGAAGGTCGCCAACCAGATCATCGTTGCGCTGACGATCGAGGCAGTTTCGGAAGCCCTCGTCTTCGCGTCCAAGGCCGGCGCCGATCCGGCACGCGTCCGCGAAGCGCTGATGGGCGGCTTTGCCTCCTCGCGTATTCTCGAGGTCCACGGCGAGCGCATGATCAAGCGCACCTTCGATCCGGGCTTCCGCATCTCGCTGCACCAGAAAGACCTGAACCTGGCGCTGCAGGGTGCAAAGTCGCTCGGCATCTCGCTGCCGAACACGGCAGCGACGCAGGAACTCTTCAACAATTGCGCTGCCAACGGCGACAGCGGTCTCGATCATTCCGGTCTCGTCCGGGCACTGGAGCGTATGGCGAACCACCAGGTAGCCTGA
- a CDS encoding LysE family translocator, translated as MPSPEHWISFAFATAIFAFMPGPAILYMTAQTLAHGRKAGLLAALGIHIGCYVHIAAATLGLAALLHHAPVLYTSIKLAGAIYLVWLGATMVLGVGKHAVHAGAVKPGVLRDSIVVEVLNPKTALFFVTFLPQFVDPSASMALSSQFLMFGLLVNLALSFADVAAVFLASFTLGRFTGGGGTLVARACGSILIGLGLMLASQPI; from the coding sequence ATGCCCTCACCGGAGCATTGGATTTCGTTTGCGTTCGCGACAGCGATCTTCGCCTTCATGCCTGGGCCGGCCATTCTCTACATGACGGCGCAGACACTGGCCCACGGCCGCAAAGCTGGCCTGCTGGCGGCGCTCGGCATCCATATCGGTTGCTATGTTCATATCGCCGCGGCAACCCTGGGTCTCGCCGCACTGCTTCATCACGCGCCAGTCCTTTACACGTCGATCAAGCTTGCCGGCGCCATCTATCTCGTCTGGCTCGGCGCGACGATGGTGCTCGGCGTCGGAAAACACGCCGTTCATGCGGGGGCGGTCAAACCCGGCGTGCTGCGCGACAGCATCGTCGTCGAGGTCCTCAACCCGAAGACCGCCTTGTTCTTCGTGACCTTCCTGCCGCAATTCGTCGATCCGTCGGCATCGATGGCGCTATCATCGCAATTCCTGATGTTCGGCTTGTTGGTGAACCTCGCTTTGTCTTTCGCGGATGTTGCGGCGGTATTTCTCGCCTCGTTCACACTCGGACGCTTCACCGGTGGTGGGGGCACTCTGGTGGCACGCGCCTGCGGTTCGATCCTCATCGGCCTTGGCCTGATGCTGGCAAGCCAGCCGATCTGA